From the genome of Bactrocera oleae isolate idBacOlea1 chromosome 2, idBacOlea1, whole genome shotgun sequence, one region includes:
- the CstF64 gene encoding cleavage stimulation factor subunit 2, whose product MADKNSEQSIMDKSMRSVFVGNIPYEATEEKLKEIFSEVGPVLSLKLVFDRESGKPKGFGFCEYKDQETALSAMRNLNGYEIGGRTLRVDNACTEKSRMEMQQLLQGPQIENPYGEHCDPDQAPEIITKTVASLPPEQMYELMKQMKLCIQNNPSEARQMLMLNPQLAYALLQSMVVMRIVDPQAALGMLFKANQMPPVLGGNPLSGGVQSQNISSNIIQQSQQQPTQPPPLVGGPPMPVPGPNFNVMQGGDIDLRAMSGTALGGPGNMDPRQMDPRMSRNIDQDMRAIPNPVPPPLLDPRAQRQMPPQQVNPQPSFPTDPRRQIDPRLRGNAGGPPGIPGPTMSQQQQTAQQQLQNRLATNCGIPNDATDQEKAALIMQVLQLSDEQISQLPPEQRASILVLKEQIAKSTQR is encoded by the exons ATGGCGGATAAAAATTCCGAACAAAGTATTATGGATAAATCCATGCGATCTGTTTTCG TGGGCAATATTCCGTATGAAGCCACAGAGGAGAAACTTAAGGAGATTTTTAGTGAGGTTGGACCGGTCCTCTCCCTGAA ACTGGTGTTTGACCGCGAAAGTGGAAAGCCAAAAGGTTTCGGCTTTTGTGAATACAAAGATCAGGAAACGGCTCTCAGTGCAATGCGCAATCTAAATGGTTATGAAATCGGTGGCCGGACACTTCGTGTAGACAATGCTTGTACGGAAAAGTCACGTATGGAAATGCAACAGCTGCTGCAAGGCCCCCAGATTGAAAATCCCTATGGCGAACACTGTGATCCAGATCAAGCACCAGAAATTATCACAAAGACAGTGGCATCTTTGCCACCAGAGCAAATGTATGAACTGATGAAGCAAATGAAgctttgtatacaaaataatcCCTCAGAAGCGCGTCAAATGTTGATGTTAAATCCACAACTGGCGTATGCTTTGCTGCAATCGATGGTTGTAATGCGCATAGTTGATCCGCAAGCAGCATTG GGAATGCTGTTCAAAGCAAATCAGATGCCTCCTGTTCTTGGTGGAAATCCATTGTCTGGTGGCGTACAGTCGCAAAATATATCATCAAATATTATACAACAATCACAGCAACAACCAACACAGCCGCCACCATTAGTTGGGGGACCACCAATGCCCGTACCCGGTCCGAATTTCAATGTGATGCAAGGCGGTGATATTGATTTACGCGCTATGAGCGGCACTGCATTAGGTGGGCCTGGCAACATGGATCCAAGGCAAATGGATCCGCGCATGTCTCGAAATATTGACCAAGATATGCGCGCTATACCGAATCCCGTTCCTCCGCCACTCTTGGATCCACGTGCACAGCGACAGATGCCACCACAACAGGTTAATCCACAACCGTCATTCCCAACGGATCCTCGACGACAGATCGACCCCCGTCTTCGTGGAAACGCAGGTGGCCCACCGGGAATCCCAGGTCCAACAATGtctcagcaacaacaaacagctcAACAGCAGTTACAAAATCGTTTAGCTACGAATTGTGGCATACCAAACGATGCAACGGATCAGGAGAAAGCCGCTCTTATTATGCAAGTATTGCAACTTTCTGATGAGCAAATCTCGCAATTACCACCGGAGCAACGCGCTAGTATTTTGGTGCTGAAAGAACAGATCGCAAAGAGCACTCAGCGTTAA
- the Cpsf73 gene encoding cleavage and polyadenylation specificity factor 73, which produces MSQRNDDRVPAEESDLLQIKPLGAGQEVGRSCIMLDFKGKKIMLDCGIHPGLSGMDALPYVDLIEADEVDLLFISHFHLDHCGALPWFLMKTSFRGRCFMTHATKAIYRWMLSDYIKISNISTEQMLYTEADLEASMEKIETINFHEERDVMGVRFCAYNAGHVLGAAMFLIEIAGVKILYTGDFSRQEDRHLMAAEIPPVKPDVLITESTYGTHIHEKREDRENRFTTLVQKTVQQGGRCLIPVFALGRAQELLLILDEYWSQNPELHEIPIYYASSLAKKCMAVYQTYINAMNDKIRRQIAVNNPFVFRHISNLKGIDHFDDIGPCVVMASPGMMQSGLSRELFENWCTDPKNGVIIAGYCVEGTLAKTILSEPEEITTLAGQKLPLNMSVDYISFSAHTDYQQTSEFIRLLKPQHVVLVHGEQNEMSRLKMALQREYEADTSTNIKFYNPRNTHSVELYFRGEKTAKVMGNLAATKPEVGNKLSGVLVKRDFKYHLLAASDLSKYTDMSMSVVTQRQSIPWNSSLSTLKLLLDRIGGAGTTEVIEEEKRIRAFKCIDLSVEGKIIIMEWQATPVNDMFADSVLACIMQTEMGGTNIKGTTAISKSDRTHFKECLVETLQDTFGEHSVPKMFKGDVLPVTVAGKRAEVNLETLQVHCLEDESLRQIVNTAVQKLHQALVTMP; this is translated from the exons atgtcACAACGTAATGATGACAGAGTACCGGCAGAAGAAAGTGATCTTCTTCAAATTAAGCCGct TGGGGCCGGTCAGGAAGTTGGAAGATCTTGTATAATGTTGGATTTTAAAGGAAAGAAAATCAtg CTTGATTGCGGTATACATCCTGGTTTATCCGGTATGGATGCATTACCTTATGTGGATTTGATAGAAGCTGATGAAGTTGATCTCCTCTTTATATCGCA CTTTCATTTGGATCATTGTGGTGCTCTGCCATGGTTTTTGATGAAGACCAGTTTTCGTGGGAGATGCTTTATGACACATGCCACGAAAGCTATATATCGTTGGATGTTATCGGACTACATAAAAATTAGTAACATTTCCACGGAGCAAATGCTCTACACCGAAGCCGACTTGGAGGCGtctatggaaaaaattgaaactaTAAATTTCCACGAAGAGCGTGACGTTATGGGTGTACGCTTTTGTGCTTACAATGCAGGACATGTACTCGGTGCTGCTATGTTTCTGATTGAAATTGCCGGTGTGAAAATACTTTACACGGGTGACTTTTCTAGGCAAGAAGACCGCCATTTGATGGCGGCTGAAATACCACCTGTTAAACCCGACGTTCTGATAACAGAGTCAACATATGGGACTCATATCCATGAAAAGCGCGAAGATCGTGAAAATAGATTTACAACATTGGTGCAAAAGACTGTTCAACAGGGTGGTCGTTGCTTGATACCGGTCTTCGCTTTGGGGCGCGCTCAAGAATTGCTACTTATACTAGACGAATATTGGTCGCAGAATCCTGAACTGCATGAAATACCCATTTACTATGCATCATCGCTGGCTAAGAAATGCATGGCTGTATATCAAACATACATTAATGCTATGAATGACAAGATACGACGTCAAATCGCTGTGAATAATCCATTTGTGTTTCGGCACATTTCGAATCTGAAAGGCATCGACCATTTTGACGACATTGGTCCCTGTGTTGTGATGGCGTCACCTGGTATGATGCAAAGCGGTTTGTCGCGTGAATTATTCGAAAATTGGTGCACAGATCCGAAAAATGGTGTTATTATTGCCGGCTACTGCGTTGAGGGTACATTAGCTAAAACCATTCTCTCTGAACCAGAAGAAATTACGACTTTGGCGGGACAAAAGTTGCCATTAAATATGTCAGTGGATTATATTTCGTTTTCTGCACATACTGACTACCAGCAAACTAGCGAATTCATACGGCTGTTGAAACCTCAACATGTG GTGTTGGTTCATGGGGAACAGAACGAAATGTCCCGTCTTAAGATGGCACTGCAACGTGAATATGAAGCCGACACTTCTACAAATATCAAGTTCTATAACCCCCGAAACACACATTCCGTGGAATTATATTTCCGTGGCGAAAAAACAGCCAAAGTGATGGGTAATTTAGCGGctacaaagccggaagttggtaacAAATTATCTGGAGTTTTAGTGAAACGCGACTTCAAATATCACTTGCTCGCAGCTTCTGATTTGTCGA AGTACACCGACATGAGTATGTCCGTAGTAACTCAGAGACAATCCATACCGTGGAATAGTTCGTTAAGCACTTTAAAGTTACTGCTAGATCGAATTGGTGGTGCCGGTACAACGGAAGTGATAGAGGAGGAAAAACGTATTCGCGCATTTAAGTGCATCGACTTATCGGTAGAGgggaaaataattattatggAGTGGCAGGCAACGCCCGTTAACGATATGTTCGCTGATTCTGTACTCGCATGCATAATGCAAACTGAAATGGGTGGTACTAACATTAAGGGCACCACCGCCATATCCAAATCGGATCGCACGCATTTTAAAGAATGTTTAGTGGAAACACTGCAGGATACATTTGGCGAGCATTCAGTACCAAAAATGTTCAAAGGCGATGTTTTGCCGGTTACAGTGGCCGGAAAGCGAGCCGAAGTGAATTTGGAAACATTG caaGTGCATTGCCTGGAAGATGAAAGTTTGCGACAAATTGTTAATACGGCAGTACAAAAACTGCATCAAGCTTTAGTCACCATGCCATGa